The following nucleotide sequence is from Carassius carassius chromosome 16, fCarCar2.1, whole genome shotgun sequence.
TCACTGAACTGGTTAAACTGGTTCTCTGGTGTGTTCAGAGCTATTGCGATTGTGGTCCGAGAATTCAGCTGAGGATCTTTTTTGGTGTCGGGAAACACCAGGTTTAACGTAAGTCAGGTGCAAAGGGGAATTTCTACCATAAcgtcaaaacttaaaaaaaaagcattcgcATCAAAACTTTCAGACTTCACACATGTGTTCTACATTCTGAGGAACGGCACTTATTTATGTGCCATTAAGTTAAAGAAATGTGCTTTATTTTTCTGACCTCTTTCCTCAGCTCAAAAAGAGCGAATGGGCCCCTGAATATGGCCCCGCCACCTTCGTCCCTTCTTGGGGCGCCACAGTAACCGGCGCCCGAAAGTTTCTCATCGCCTACAACGTGAACCTTCTGAGCACTAAAGAACAGGCTCACAGAATCGCACTGGATATTAGAGAACAGGGCCGTGGGAAAGATCaggtatgtctgtgtgtgacctCAGTGGGTCGGTCTAGGTTTTCAGAGTGCGTCAAATCTCGAACTTGAGAATAATTGTACTGTATGTATCACTTCCCTGAGGTTTTGATTATGTTCTTGTTCCTGTTAATTCACTGATTGTTCCTCCCGCAGCCTGGGCTTCTGAGAAAGGTTCAGGGAATGGGATGGTACTTGGAAGAGGCCAACCTTGCTCAGGTGTCCACCAACATCCTGGACTTTGAGGTGACGCCCATGCACATGGTCTATGAGGAGATCTGCAGAGATGCCAAGGTGAGATCGTTTTTTCAAAGCTGaatctgaatcatttgaaactgaATCAGAAGTGAATCGGGTGTGTGTTTGTTCTCCCTGTCCAGGATTTGAACCTTCCAGTGGTGGGGTCCCAGATAGTCGGGCTGATTCCTCTGAAGGCGATGCTGGACTGTGCGGACTTCTACATCCAAAAAGAAAAGCTCTTCGTTGTGGAAGAGGAGCACAAAATCCGACTGGTGGGTTAAAATGAACATGGTCAAACATTCAACTCAGCAGCAAGTCAAAGGTCTGATGTCATTCCTCTTACATTCTTCTGTCAGGTTATCAGCAAATTAGGACTCGACTCCTTGGGGCCATTTGTTCCAAAGGAGAGAATCATAGAGTAAGACCTAAGATACAATATATATACCGAAAATAAGTGACATTTCTTATTCTGTTTGGCTTCTCGGTGATGTCTGTATCTGATTGGTTGATGCTGAGTTTAGGTATATGGTAAGGGACAACCGGGACGATGGCCGGCTTGTGTCTCTGTCTCTAGAGAAGTTCGTCCACAGTGTTGGGGCCAGAACAGCGGCTCCTGGTGGAGGGTCTGTTTCTGCGGCAATCGCTGCTATGGTAATCGTGAAGATTATGCCTttattatttatatctatattcatttatatatagaaTAACCATACATTTTCATACTgactgtatattttttatatacagattGCACTATTtgtaaatttatattatatatttgtatgtttatataatacatttttaaatatatgcatttaaaagatatcatataaaaatatttatatatatatatatatatatatatatatatatatatatatatatatatatatatgtatatagttttaactgtattttattaatatataaaaaaatgtaatgtgtgtgtgtgtatatgtgtgtgtgtgtgtgtgtatatatatatatatatatatatatatatatacacacacacacacacacacacatattctgaatagatattaaaattgcattatatatattatttatttttatgtctatGTGTCTTATTGTAAGGGTGCAGCTCTGGGCTGCATGGTCGGTCAGATGACATACGGGAAGAGGCAGTTTGAGTCTCTGGATGCGGAGATGAGGAAACTTATTCCTCCATTTCATGAAGCCATGAACGACTTATTATTAAAAGTGGACGCTGATTCGACAGCTTTTAACAGCTACATGGTACACGACCACATATAACCATAGAAATGTACAGTTGGCGAATTAAAATGTATGGATTTATTTGCCAGCATATACATACCACTTGTGTAACAAAATTGCTAGATGATACTATCTTGACATCTAATTGTTTTCTTGCGTGTTTTTCGGTACAGGCTGCTCTGAAATTGCCCAAAGGCACACCTGATGAAATCAAAAGGTACAGTTAATCACCTCTGTGaagttcaaacaaacaaaaacatcctTCCAATCCATCAAACTAGAGACACAATATGTCGGCAGAAAACTAAGGAGCATTCCATATCATTTTAAACCAGTTTAAGCATTTGATCGATTGCAAACAAATGTCATGCTTCACAAAAAGAAACAGGAAAGGCTAGACATATATTTGCAGAGAAAAGCAATAACTACCATGTTACACAACATGCATTTGACTGCCAACGTAAATTCTCTTTAGTTGTAGAATGCAAATTACAATTGCATtggcaaaaacacacataaacattgtGCAGTAGCTAGGACAACCTTTCAAAATGTCTAACCCCTTTGACTGTACAGGAGGGAAGAAGCCATGCAGGAGGGTCTGAAGGCGGCGGTGGGCGTTCCTCTGTCTCTGGCAGAGAGAATAAACACACTGTGGCCTGTTCTCAAAGAGATGGTAAAATACGGAAATGTGGCATGTAAATCAGACATTCAGGTGAGActgaactatttaaaaaaaaaatttttttaatatgtataaaaaaaaatatttttttgcttgtGATGACATatgcaaagacaaaaaaaacaacaacatccttTCAAGCAATGCACTTTCCACTGAGAGTAAAAAGCTGATTTTGCATttggaaaaaatgaaaaataacatgacTTTGATGGTCATAAATAAGCTGATATCAGCATTTATTGCAATGCACAATTCCTGTCATGTGCAGGTATCAGCAAAAGCTTTGGAAACAGCAGTATTTGGagcatattacaacgttattatAAACCTGAAGGACATCAAGGATGCTTCATTCAGGGCCGCCGTGAGTATCAGAAAACACTGAACAACTGCTATCTAAATCTACGTCATAGTTCCCATAATGCATTTTAATCATcccaacttttttcaacatttaataaCCACACTTTAGAGACACGAAACTTGCTTTGAGGAACTCAGAAATGTCAAAGAGCTAATTGGAATTGTTCCTGGTGATCATGGTCATATTTGTGGTTTGTTGTTTTTAAGACTGAAGCGACATTGTCTGCGCTGTTAAAGAACGCCAGAGAGAATGCTAACTTAGCACTGGAGACAGCCGACCGCAGGAAATGATGCAGACTGTAACTCACAAGAACAAATCAAATAAAGACATGCTGATGTGCAACTTAAAACCCTCTGGTGCCCAGACTGCCACTGTAAGTGCATTAGTTTAAACGCATTTTGTAACCACTTTACAAACATGAAGGATGAATAAAATTGTGCAGCTTGTTAAGGAAAGAGATTTTGGCAAAAACACTTACACTTACCAGAATAAGAGCTGTGCGAATGTACTCTTTTGACATAAACAAACAGCCAGAAGACTATATAAAACAGCCTTTCAACACACTGGCaaccatccaaaatatcttagaATAATAGCAGCAAGGATTGCACAGACAAGCACCACTCATATTTCAATAGACAGTGTATAAATACTTTTCATGCCACTTCCAAGTAACAAATTTAAAGTGAGTGACAACGTAATcaatagggtgaccacctgctaataagcccaaggggggacaaggggtatgtttctgagggacaatgtgggacactgccttgcgcgGCGTTGCCCCCACACCATGGGCAGACTAACTGATAGTgatttacccatttctagcacataccaccttacatggtatattaataatgccataTTCCCCTAAACGTATAactgctgatgtatgctcatgacagaattgacagatgcacttccacttatgatttactttagctatttaattttttttatttttcattacaatttattcactttaaataaattataatagacaattataggattaaaatgaattgaagttgctcaacaccacaggaacagttaaaaaaaaaagtctaaactcacaactccagaggttcacgaggagaaaggatggtgaactcgcatgttagtaaaggcaggcgcataaaaaaaagttttaaaagttttcaaaagtttgaaacaggacacaccttctcttttttaattgatgatggcggtgccttagagtctctttctccatttttcgaattggaaagcgtgcaaagttccttcccagtgtgtctggtatgcacgtgcgtgcgctgtcatgacaacaacgaaaaagttgacaacaacctaatcagcagttcaactgaggggtgggtgtggcaacagtagagtgctgaactgtcaagtaatgttcgtttggctgcatggggctcgaggatatagagcgaccaactttCTTTtagcaagcattgattatgcgtgacacagtctcaatttgtgggacgCGTGAATTGGGCTTAAActctgtgcgcgcacgcgctacgtgGGACGGGTGGTCCTCAAtgaagtaattgtaatgtaacaTTCCTTAGGTTTGCAAAAGAGCCTGACACTtgccattaataataaaaaaaaaaactaacaacaacaaaaaaagtggtTGTGGTTTGTGCtttcatattttgaataagcAGTTCCACCCATTGTCTGACCGCATAGTTGTAATGATAGGAAACACACCAAGCTGTTTTTACTATCACAACTTCTAGAATAACATGCACCCAATAAACTGAACAAATATCCAACAGATTGATCAATTTGGTTTTATCTTTTCAAATATCTCATGACAACAGCTTTATTCTCCATTACACCTGCTTTTATCTCTCTGAGGAGTGTTAGTTTTTGTTTGAACTTGATGAtgcaccagcaggtggtgctgtgAATGACCCACCAAAGGCCACGCTCAATATCCCACTTCCTCTGTCCTTGCATAGCTCTCATCTGTTGTTATTTTTGCATCTATTAAAGCTGCACTGCTGGaaaagagagatagatagatcagAGGCATCTGTTTCTGCAGTTGCAGAGAACAGCTGTGGCAATATTGTCCTCAGTCGCCAGCTCTGCATATTCTAGAGGCAACCCATCACCAAAACACAATGCTACAAACTATAACGGTGGTCTAAAAGTATAGAAAGCCCATTTACCAACataaaattggtggtgttttctCATACACTCATTTTCAGGTGTTTACACAGAAAAGTACACTATCAAATGCTTGGATACacacttaaaatgtttttgaacaactAGCAACTACCCAAACATGCTAAACGGAATACTCAAAACACCCACTGAATTGGCCCTTTACAAAGACCGTTACTGTTGGTATGTCCTACAAGCTGTGGCGTTCTCACGCCAAACACCATGTTCTCACACGGGTAAAAATACATGGCGGAGCAAAGACGACACTGACAATGCACCGACAggcaagacagagcaggttactttttgtatgaaacaaaatgtcagctttcaaattttgtcattttgtaagaaattcaaggtttgcgtcatattctgagtttgcatttcactgttttaattcattttgatgaatgctaaatcagtttttttttgcaagtgtgatgaattaatgcatttacattcacatttagtccagAACTACATCAtcttcacacagcgcacacaatgcTTCTGTACTTCCCATTTCTCCAAATATGGgaacaggagacttgtcagtcaataaatgggaaaacatatTAACTGGCGTTCCTTTTTTGAAAGCTCAGATAATTTCttgttaattaaaaagtaatgtgttactttactagttacttcaaAAAGGTAATCTTATTACCTGACTGGTGTTACTTGTAATCATTGCTTCCTTTTTTGTAGTTATAaggcaaaataaacatgaatgaacatcagaaggcatCTTGTTTCAACTAACAATTGGATAGCATCAAGCTAAAAACGTTCAAATACCCTTTGAAACACTATATCAACTATAGCAACACTGTAAAAACCTTTCAGAACAACtagcaccctagcaactatcCATAACACCCAAGCAACAACATGAGGgtatcttaaataaaaaaaacaacaacacaatattAAATGAAATTTCTATGATAGTTGGGGTATTTGCATAAAGAAATGTATGgagtaaaacaaatacaactgaaaaTCCTCAAATCAAAACCTAAAGACCTTAACCTCTCTGGACTCTCCTCTCATCTGGACTTGTTCCTATCAATCCCACCAATCATGGGATATCTAACAGCAGGGAATCTTAAGTATAAAACTGCCTGGGAGGCTGAACATCTGTCCAGTGCTGTTTGGAGAGATTGCATAAAGGCCATCCATTTCCAAATGCGTAAACGTCTGCAAAGACGCATCAGAAAACATGTTTATCCTTCTTTATCTGAGCTTTTGGAGTGTGTTGGGGTCACACAGCCAGAGCCTGAGCTCAACAgcagcaacaaaaacaacaacattgcaaGCATTTGTGACACCTGGAGAAGACAACGGCCAATGCACGACCTGCCAGTTTAGACAGCAGAGTAAACTCATGCGCCTGCACTCCATTAAGTCTCAGATTTTGAGCATCCTGCGTCTAGAACAAGCTCCGAATATCAGCAGAGACACTGTCAAGCTACTCTTACCCAAAGCACCTCCACTGCAGGAGCTCCTGGATCAGTATGACCAAAATGGAGGCATTAGTGAGGATGAGGAACAAAGCAGCAG
It contains:
- the ftcd gene encoding formimidoyltransferase-cyclodeaminase isoform X1; the protein is MAKLVECVPNFSEGRNKEVIDAIADAISATEGCSLLDVDPGSSTNRTVYTFVGQPMAVIEGALNAARVAFKLIDMTKHSGEHPRMGAMDVCPFIPVQNVSMEECVQCANQFGQRLSDMLNVPVYLYGEAARKESRRSLPSVRAGEYEALPEKLKKSEWAPEYGPATFVPSWGATVTGARKFLIAYNVNLLSTKEQAHRIALDIREQGRGKDQPGLLRKVQGMGWYLEEANLAQVSTNILDFEVTPMHMVYEEICRDAKDLNLPVVGSQIVGLIPLKAMLDCADFYIQKEKLFVVEEEHKIRLVISKLGLDSLGPFVPKERIIEYMVRDNRDDGRLVSLSLEKFVHSVGARTAAPGGGSVSAAIAAMGAALGCMVGQMTYGKRQFESLDAEMRKLIPPFHEAMNDLLLKVDADSTAFNSYMAALKLPKGTPDEIKRREEAMQEGLKAAVGVPLSLAERINTLWPVLKEMVKYGNVACKSDIQVSAKALETAVFGAYYNVIINLKDIKDASFRAATEATLSALLKNARENANLALETADRRK
- the ftcd gene encoding formimidoyltransferase-cyclodeaminase isoform X2; this encodes MAKLVECVPNFSEGRNKEVIDAIADAISATEGCSLLDVDPGSSTNRTVYTFVGQPMAVIEGALNAARVAFKLIDMTKHSGEHPRMGAMDVCPFIPVQNVSMEECVQCANQFGQRLSDMLNVPVYLYGEAARKESRRSLPSVRAGEYEALPEKLKKSEWAPEYGPATFVPSWGATVTGARKFLIAYNVNLLSTKEQAHRIALDIREQGRGKDQPGLLRKVQGMGWYLEEANLAQVSTNILDFEVTPMHMVYEEICRDAKDLNLPVVGSQIVGLIPLKAMLDCADFYIQKEKLFVVEEEHKIRLVISKLGLDSLGPFVPKERIIEYMVRDNRDDGRLVSLSLEKFVHSVGARTAAPGGGSVSAAIAAMGAALGCMVGQMTYGKRQFESLDAEMRKLIPPFHEAMNDLLLKVDADSTAFNSYMAALKLPKGTPDEIKRREEAMQEGLKAAVGVPLSLAERINTLWPVLKEMVKYGNVACKSDIQVSAKALETAVFGAYYNVIINLKDIKDASFRAARHCLRC